The Shewanella pealeana ATCC 700345 genome contains the following window.
GGCAAGCCCAGCGGCGGGACGACGTAGGGAGTAGTTCTTTTCACGCAGTGTATATACGAAAAAAGCCCGTTGCATTTTCTGTTAGGGCTTTTTCGGCTGTCTTTCGTGAAGAAGTTGGCGCCTGGAAATGGCCAGCTACGCTAAAGCTTCGCGCTGAACCACATGGATGTGGTGAATGCAGAAAATGTCTGGAACTATTTTAGGCCATTAGCACATCGCTAGCGCGGTATTCGCCCTACGACCGCCATGGATAATGGAATGGACCCATCCACTTTTAATCGGCCTCGCAATGGGCCACGATGTAGTTGCTTAAACTCATCAGAAAGAGGACGGGTCCACTATGAACATTACTACAATTGGTCTTGATATCGCAAAGTCCGTTTTTCATTTTGTTGGCGTTAATAAAGCCGGAAAGCTTGTCAAAAAGAAGATAATTAAGCGCAAAGAGTTAGTGCTTTTTCTTGCTCAAATAGAACCTTGCCTTGTTGTGATGGAAGCCTGTGGCGGTGCAAACTATTGGGCTAGGGAGTTCGAGAAAGTTGGCCATCAAGTTAAGTTAATAGCACCCCAGTATGTCGTTCCCTACAGACAAGGAAATAAGAATGACTATAACGATGCACTTGCGATAGCTGAAGCAGCACAACGCCCCAACATGCGCTTTGTAGAGCCTAAGCCAGTAGAGCAGCAAGATATTCAGATGCTGCATCGAATGAGAGAAAGACTAAACAAACAATCTACTGCACTGATAAATCAAGTGAGAGGTATGCTCGCTGAGTACGGCATTGTCATCACAAAAGGAAAAGCGTCTTTTAGGACAAAGCTACCAGATATTCTAGAAAATGCCGATAACGAATTAACAGTCAAAGGCCGAAGTGTTTTTTATCAACTATATGAAGAGTTTAATGACATTGAGAAGCGACTTAAAAACTGTGATGCCCAAGTTCAACAAGAGGTGAAAAGTAACCAAGTATGCCAGCGCTTAGAAAGCGTACCAGGCATTGGCCCTGTGACTGCCACAGCATTTTATGCAGCTGTTGGGCAAGGTAAAGATTTTACCAATGGGAGACATTTTTCAGCATGGTGCGGTCTAGTACCCAAACAGCATAGTAGTGGCGGGAAAAATAATTTGCTTGGTATTAGTAAGCGAGGAAACGCTTATTTGAGAACGCTATTTATCCACGGGGCAAGAACTGTCTTACAGCATAGTTCTAATAAAACTGACAGATTTAGTTGCTGGGCTAGCGCACTTGCAGAAAGGCGTGGCTTTAACAGAGCTTGTGTTGCCGTAGCTAATAAGCTTGCACGAATAGCGTGGGTTATAGCAGCAAGAGAAGATGAATACCGTATCACAGTATAAATTAATCATTAACGCGTCAACTTAACGAGATAATCATAAGTTTTGCTAACCACCAAGTTGCCAAGATAATTGATTTGATGATGAGACAGTCAGACTGTTCTGCTTAAAACCTTGCTTCGCCACAGGCTCTAAAGAAGCCGTAAGGATGATAAGGAAAGTAGAAGCAAATATCCATCAGGGCCAGAGGAGTACCTCAATAACAGGCCGAATATATGGGTGCAATGAACTCTTCTCAAAGTCGATATTAAATATCTTGCAAACCGGATGGGTCCATATATGGGGAAGTGTCGATATTGAAGGAGCATTTATCGACCTCCACATGGGTATTGAGCCTCACTACGTTCGGACTCTTTATTTTCCCATGCTCGAGTATTATTTCAAAAGCCGTTAAACGAAAAAATCCCCAACACATAGTGCTGGGGATTTATCGCTTCTCTTTCGAGCATAATTTAGCGCCTGGA
Protein-coding sequences here:
- a CDS encoding IS110-like element ISSpe2 family transposase, with translation MNITTIGLDIAKSVFHFVGVNKAGKLVKKKIIKRKELVLFLAQIEPCLVVMEACGGANYWAREFEKVGHQVKLIAPQYVVPYRQGNKNDYNDALAIAEAAQRPNMRFVEPKPVEQQDIQMLHRMRERLNKQSTALINQVRGMLAEYGIVITKGKASFRTKLPDILENADNELTVKGRSVFYQLYEEFNDIEKRLKNCDAQVQQEVKSNQVCQRLESVPGIGPVTATAFYAAVGQGKDFTNGRHFSAWCGLVPKQHSSGGKNNLLGISKRGNAYLRTLFIHGARTVLQHSSNKTDRFSCWASALAERRGFNRACVAVANKLARIAWVIAAREDEYRITV